A genomic region of Mycolicibacterium poriferae contains the following coding sequences:
- the lat gene encoding L-lysine 6-transaminase, whose product MADIIPALLPVDRKIAPADVRPVLARSILADGLDLVLDLDRSRGSQLVDARTGRSYLDMFTFFASSALGMNHPGLADDEQFRAELTAAALNKPSNSDVYSIPMARFVDTFARVLGDPALPHLFFVDGGALAVENALKVAFDWKSRLNESRGIDPALGTKVLHLRGAFHGRSGYTMSLTNTDPNKVARFPKFDWPRIDAPYLRPGLDEAAMAALEAESLRQARVAFEANPHDVACFIAEPIQGEGGDRHFRPQFFAAMRRLCDEFDALLIFDEVQTGCGITGTAWAYQQLGVTPDVVAFGKKTQVCGVMAGGRIDEVADNVFTVSSRINSTWGGNLADMVRSRRILEVIEADGLFEQAAERGCYLLERLQELGEHFPDLVRDVRGRGLMCAFSMPDAAQRDALIDGLWRRGVIMLGCGADSVRFRPALTVSHDELDAAVDAVRAVLRSMSVRSAG is encoded by the coding sequence ATGGCAGACATAATTCCGGCATTGCTACCGGTGGATCGGAAGATCGCGCCAGCCGACGTCCGCCCCGTTCTGGCCCGCAGCATCCTCGCCGACGGTCTGGATCTGGTTCTCGACCTCGACCGCTCGCGCGGATCGCAACTGGTCGACGCGCGCACCGGCCGCAGCTACCTGGACATGTTCACCTTCTTCGCGTCGTCGGCGTTGGGGATGAACCATCCGGGCCTGGCCGATGACGAGCAGTTCCGTGCCGAGCTCACCGCCGCCGCGCTGAACAAGCCCAGTAACTCCGACGTCTACAGCATTCCGATGGCACGTTTCGTGGACACGTTCGCGCGCGTGCTGGGCGACCCGGCGCTGCCGCACCTGTTCTTCGTCGACGGGGGAGCGCTGGCCGTCGAGAACGCGCTGAAGGTCGCGTTCGACTGGAAGAGCCGACTCAACGAGAGTCGGGGCATCGATCCGGCGTTGGGCACCAAGGTGCTTCACCTGCGCGGCGCCTTCCACGGGCGAAGCGGCTACACGATGTCGCTGACCAACACCGATCCCAACAAGGTGGCCCGCTTCCCGAAGTTCGACTGGCCGCGCATCGACGCGCCCTATCTCCGGCCCGGCCTCGACGAGGCCGCCATGGCTGCGCTGGAAGCCGAATCGCTGCGGCAAGCCCGCGTCGCCTTCGAGGCGAACCCGCATGACGTGGCCTGCTTCATCGCCGAACCGATCCAGGGCGAGGGCGGCGACCGCCATTTCCGGCCGCAGTTCTTCGCCGCGATGCGCCGCCTGTGCGACGAGTTCGACGCGTTGTTGATCTTCGACGAGGTGCAGACCGGGTGTGGCATCACCGGAACCGCCTGGGCCTACCAGCAATTGGGCGTCACCCCCGACGTGGTGGCGTTCGGCAAGAAGACGCAGGTGTGCGGCGTCATGGCGGGCGGGCGCATCGACGAGGTGGCCGACAACGTCTTCACCGTCAGCTCGCGGATCAACTCGACGTGGGGTGGCAACCTGGCCGACATGGTGCGGTCGCGCCGGATCCTGGAGGTCATCGAGGCGGACGGGCTCTTCGAGCAGGCCGCCGAGCGGGGCTGCTACCTGCTCGAGCGGCTCCAGGAACTCGGCGAGCATTTTCCCGACCTGGTGCGCGACGTGCGCGGCCGTGGCCTGATGTGCGCGTTCAGCATGCCCGACGCAGCACAGCGGGACGCGCTCATCGACGGTCTGTGGCGGCGTGGGGTGATCATGCTCGGGTGTGGAGCCGACAGTGTCCGGTTCCGGCCGGCGTTGACGGTGTCGCACGACGAGCTGGACGCCGCGGTCGACGCGGTGCGGGCGGTGCTCAGGTCGATGTCGGTTCGCTCGGCCGGGTGA
- a CDS encoding FeoA family protein yields MHHPTNLVSLPVGGLATILGIAADTPAHVALRLRHLGFRSGNEVRALRAAPLGDPTVYRILGYDMCLRRHEARHIEIEALP; encoded by the coding sequence ATGCACCATCCGACGAATCTGGTCAGCCTGCCCGTCGGCGGGCTCGCCACCATCCTTGGCATCGCCGCTGACACCCCGGCGCACGTCGCGCTGCGGCTGCGCCACTTGGGCTTTCGATCAGGCAACGAGGTGCGGGCGCTACGTGCGGCCCCGCTAGGCGATCCCACCGTCTACCGAATCCTGGGGTACGACATGTGCCTGCGCCGCCACGAGGCCCGCCACATCGAGATCGAGGCACTCCCGTGA